A single window of Acetobacteraceae bacterium DNA harbors:
- a CDS encoding ribonuclease D, whose product MKTPESSIHFYKNDLPDDLHLGNSVAIDTETMGLNLHRDRLCLVQISPGDGSAHLVQLLPESLGGNGYHAPNLKRLLSDPNVTKIMHFARFDLAAIWQYLGVVAAPVVCTKIAARLTRTFTDRHGLAALCRDLLGIELSKQQQTSDWGNPDLSSEQLHYAASDVLYLHKLWKELESLLIREDRLSLAQECFSFLPTRAKLDLMGYDQSDIFSHRA is encoded by the coding sequence ATGAAAACGCCCGAATCTTCCATACATTTTTATAAAAACGATCTTCCAGATGACCTCCATCTTGGAAACTCTGTTGCCATTGATACAGAAACAATGGGACTTAATCTGCACAGAGATCGTCTTTGTTTAGTGCAAATCTCACCAGGAGATGGAAGTGCGCACCTTGTTCAACTTCTACCTGAATCGCTTGGCGGAAATGGGTATCATGCCCCCAATCTAAAGCGCCTTCTTTCAGATCCGAATGTTACAAAAATCATGCATTTTGCACGCTTCGATCTTGCCGCAATCTGGCAATATCTTGGTGTTGTTGCTGCCCCTGTTGTCTGTACAAAAATCGCTGCAAGACTAACAAGAACCTTTACTGACCGTCATGGCTTAGCTGCTTTGTGCCGAGATCTCCTTGGTATTGAACTCTCCAAACAGCAGCAAACTTCTGACTGGGGAAATCCTGACCTCAGTTCAGAACAGTTACATTATGCCGCTTCGGACGTTCTCTATCTCCATAAGCTATGGAAAGAGTTAGAATCTCTTCTCATTCGGGAGGATCGACTCTCCTTGGCGCAAGAATGTTTTTCATTCCTGCCTACACGTGCCAAATTGGATTTAATGGGTTACGATCAATCTGATATTTTCTCTCACCGAGCCTAA
- a CDS encoding M3 family oligoendopeptidase, which produces MRQTVFNTQDETKAVVSEAVKAPRWDLSDLYQNFEDSNLKHDLEACLAHSKKFQEQYQGKVAMLSARSFLALIQEYEQIEELSGKISAFSHLAFAANTNDPKIGRQVQNIREKMTEISRNLLFFSLETIAVEDKKFEEWSSDSSLESWKFFLEGIRKFKPYQLSAEAELALMETSLSGRAAWVRFFDETMAELTLTLNGEEISLTEALSRTTDQKQTVRKEASEAVGNLLKEKSSLFTRIMNNLLQAKGAEDRLRGYETPQSSRHLANRVSGEVVDALDAAVQEKQSLLSHRYYRLKAKWLGQDYLDYWDRNAPVSQEDTKRFTWEEAVEIVCAAYTEFDPKMGKYARRFFDNAWIDAKAVPGKSGGAFAHPVTPAVHPYILTNFQGKARDVSTLAHEVGHGIHQLLAGETQGYLKASTPLPLAETASVFGEMLTFKYLLKQAKTKEERRILIIGKVEDMLNTVVRQMAFYRFEKAIHEERQKGEIPAERFGELWREIQHESLGDAIKLEGNYAYFWSYVPHFIHAPFYVYAYAFGDCLVNALFSLYQNQPEGFVSKYMALLSAGGSKDYRDLLATFDFNPEDPSFWQHGLEEIQKLINQLEKDDV; this is translated from the coding sequence ATGAGACAAACGGTCTTTAATACGCAAGATGAGACAAAAGCAGTCGTTTCTGAAGCTGTGAAGGCCCCTAGGTGGGATCTGTCAGACCTTTATCAAAATTTTGAGGATTCGAATTTAAAGCATGATTTAGAAGCTTGTTTGGCGCATTCTAAAAAATTTCAAGAGCAATATCAGGGAAAGGTTGCAATGCTTTCTGCAAGATCCTTTCTAGCGCTGATACAAGAATATGAGCAGATTGAAGAGCTTTCAGGAAAAATTTCTGCTTTTTCGCATCTTGCTTTTGCCGCCAATACAAATGATCCGAAAATTGGACGTCAGGTTCAAAATATTCGGGAGAAAATGACTGAAATCTCTCGTAATCTTCTTTTCTTTTCTTTGGAAACCATTGCTGTTGAGGATAAGAAATTTGAAGAATGGTCTTCAGATTCTTCTTTAGAAAGTTGGAAATTCTTTTTAGAGGGAATACGGAAGTTTAAGCCTTATCAGCTTTCAGCAGAGGCAGAGCTTGCCCTTATGGAGACTTCTTTAAGCGGACGTGCTGCTTGGGTGCGTTTTTTTGATGAAACAATGGCAGAATTAACCCTTACGCTTAATGGTGAGGAAATTTCTTTAACTGAAGCGCTTTCTCGGACAACGGATCAGAAGCAAACAGTCAGAAAGGAAGCTTCGGAAGCTGTTGGGAATTTATTAAAAGAGAAATCTTCTCTTTTTACCCGCATTATGAACAATTTATTACAGGCAAAAGGTGCAGAGGATCGTCTTCGTGGGTATGAGACTCCGCAATCTTCCCGACATTTGGCAAATCGGGTTTCCGGTGAAGTTGTTGACGCTTTAGATGCGGCTGTTCAAGAGAAACAATCTCTTCTTTCTCATCGCTATTATCGTTTAAAAGCTAAATGGCTAGGGCAAGATTATCTGGATTATTGGGATCGTAACGCACCGGTTTCTCAAGAAGATACCAAACGCTTTACATGGGAAGAGGCGGTTGAAATTGTCTGCGCCGCTTATACGGAATTTGATCCTAAAATGGGAAAATATGCTCGGCGCTTTTTTGATAATGCTTGGATTGATGCCAAGGCCGTTCCCGGAAAGTCAGGAGGTGCCTTTGCGCACCCTGTTACGCCTGCGGTGCATCCTTATATCTTAACAAATTTCCAAGGGAAGGCACGTGACGTTTCAACCTTAGCACATGAGGTTGGGCACGGTATTCATCAGCTTTTAGCAGGGGAAACACAGGGATATTTGAAGGCCTCAACACCTTTGCCATTGGCAGAAACCGCTTCTGTTTTTGGGGAAATGCTAACGTTTAAATATTTGTTAAAACAGGCCAAAACGAAAGAGGAACGCCGCATTCTTATCATCGGAAAGGTGGAAGATATGCTCAACACTGTTGTGCGGCAGATGGCCTTTTATCGTTTTGAAAAAGCCATCCATGAAGAGCGCCAAAAGGGAGAGATTCCAGCAGAGCGTTTCGGTGAGCTTTGGCGTGAAATTCAGCATGAAAGTTTGGGAGATGCGATTAAGCTGGAAGGGAATTATGCCTATTTCTGGTCTTATGTGCCGCATTTTATTCATGCGCCATTTTATGTCTATGCCTATGCTTTCGGCGATTGTCTGGTAAATGCACTTTTCTCACTTTATCAAAATCAGCCAGAAGGTTTTGTTTCTAAATATATGGCGTTACTGAGTGCTGGCGGGTCAAAAGATTACCGAGATTTATTGGCAACTTTTGACTTTAATCCGGAAGATCCCTCTTTCTGGCAACATGGTCTGGAAGAAATTCAAAAATTGATCAACCAGTTGGAAAAAGACGATGTCTGA
- a CDS encoding AarF/ABC1/UbiB kinase family protein: MSEKSFEERSLDHPNLLHNARRMVKSGTVVGGAVARATWRKFSPSSVQTGSVRQDAEKLKAALGNLRGPLVKVAQLMASIPGLLPEDYIAELSELQMQAPAMGWSFVQRRMRNELGQDWERYFNSFDKKACNAASLGQVHKAFLSNGYKVACKLQYPGMEKSIESDLLQLKALFGVYSFFDGAIKQDRVFKELSDRLREELDYRREVANLSIFGNILKSIPEIHVPRPAKRISTHRLLVMEWLEGISFSDFLSKNPSQEERNKVARTLFKAWYLPFYSFGFLHGDPHSGNYGVRENGDVNLFDLGSIRVFPAKFVQGVVQLYQAMKEQDPLKQRKAYEMWGFKEVNDDIFEALNLWSSFFFRPFLIEGEHSLEKTNNSEAAHEVLENVYATLKKGGGVTLPQEFVLLDRSALGLGGAFLRLGASINWKALFEEEIALFSMENLANAQQEILQSAGLKIQGDEVVFHS, encoded by the coding sequence ATGTCTGAAAAATCTTTTGAAGAACGTTCTCTTGACCACCCAAATCTTTTGCATAATGCACGAAGAATGGTGAAATCAGGAACAGTTGTCGGTGGCGCCGTTGCTAGAGCCACATGGCGTAAATTTTCTCCTTCTTCTGTTCAGACTGGCTCTGTTCGTCAAGATGCAGAGAAGCTTAAGGCTGCTTTAGGAAATTTGCGTGGTCCCTTGGTAAAGGTGGCTCAGCTTATGGCATCTATTCCTGGGCTTTTGCCAGAGGATTATATTGCGGAACTTTCTGAGCTGCAGATGCAGGCGCCAGCAATGGGGTGGAGTTTTGTCCAACGCCGCATGCGCAATGAACTCGGACAAGATTGGGAAAGATATTTTAATTCTTTTGATAAGAAAGCCTGTAATGCTGCGTCTTTAGGGCAGGTTCATAAGGCTTTTCTTTCTAATGGATATAAGGTTGCCTGTAAGCTCCAGTATCCGGGAATGGAGAAATCCATTGAATCGGATTTATTACAGTTAAAAGCCCTCTTTGGTGTTTATTCTTTTTTTGATGGTGCGATTAAACAAGACCGTGTTTTTAAGGAGCTTTCAGATCGTCTGAGAGAAGAGCTAGATTACCGGAGAGAAGTCGCTAATCTTTCTATTTTTGGCAATATTTTAAAATCCATCCCGGAAATTCATGTACCAAGGCCGGCGAAACGTATTTCTACGCATCGTCTTTTGGTGATGGAATGGCTGGAAGGGATAAGTTTTTCAGATTTTCTTTCTAAAAACCCCTCACAAGAGGAACGTAATAAAGTTGCCAGAACGCTTTTTAAGGCTTGGTACCTTCCCTTCTATAGTTTCGGCTTTTTGCATGGAGATCCACATTCTGGAAATTACGGTGTAAGAGAGAATGGGGACGTTAATTTATTTGACCTTGGAAGCATTCGTGTTTTCCCTGCAAAATTTGTTCAGGGCGTTGTGCAGCTTTATCAAGCGATGAAAGAGCAAGATCCCCTTAAACAGCGCAAAGCTTATGAAATGTGGGGATTTAAAGAAGTAAACGATGATATTTTTGAGGCTTTGAATTTATGGAGTTCTTTCTTTTTTCGTCCTTTCTTGATTGAGGGAGAACATTCTCTTGAAAAAACGAATAATTCTGAAGCAGCGCATGAGGTTTTGGAAAATGTTTATGCAACGCTCAAAAAGGGCGGTGGCGTGACCTTGCCACAAGAATTTGTCCTGTTAGATCGTTCTGCCTTAGGTCTGGGGGGCGCTTTTTTAAGGTTAGGGGCATCCATTAATTGGAAAGCACTTTTTGAAGAGGAGATTGCTTTGTTTTCGATGGAAAATCTTGCAAATGCGCAGCAGGAGATCTTGCAATCAGCAGGATTGAAAATACAAGGTGATGAGGTCGTATTTCATTCATGA